GCCTCCCGGCACGGCACCGACGCATGGCGCCAATGCACGACTCCTGCCTGCCTCATGTGTGTCTCCTTATGCCGGCATCCGTGACAAAAAGGGGGATGTCGGTCGAACCGATTGAGCGTCGAATCGCCGCTCAATCAGTATTACTGTATGCGTGTTTTGACGAAGAATAGGCGGGTTGCGTTTGGCTTGTCAACGCCCCGCCGGATATTTTTTCGTCGGGTTTGACACTGATCACAACAGACATATAGTATGCGTGTTATGTCGCGCCGTCCTGTGGACAGGCATTCGTTCATGAGCCGCAAGTCGCGCGCAACACTCACCACGATAACGATACTGGAGACAGACATGACCCAATCCGCGATGGACGCCCGACCGGCGAACGCGCCCCCGCCCGATCCCGCGCACGCCATGCCGGCGGCGCCATCCTCATCCGCCGCATCGAACGCAGCGGCGGCCCAACCCGCGGCCCGCCGCGTCGGTCTGCGCGACTGGTACATGCTGATCGTGCTCACGGCGATCTTCGTGCTGTCGTTCATCGATCGCTCGTCGCTCTCGCTCGTGGTCGGTCCGCTCAAGCAGGAGCTCGGCGTCAGCGACTTTCAGATGAGCCTGCTGCTCGGGCTTTCGTTTGTGGTGCTCTACAGCACGTTCAGCATTCCCGCCGGCTATCTCGCGGACCGGTTCAGCCGGCGCGGCATCATCGGCTGGGCCGTATTCGTGTGGTCGTCGATGACCGTGCTGTGCGGCTTCGCATCGAACTACCTCCAGCTCTTTCTCGGACGCACCGGCATCGGCATCGGCGAAGGCGCGCTGCAGCCGGCGGCCTATTCGATGATTCGCGACACCTTTCCGCCGGACCGGCGCGGGCGCGCGTTCGGCATTTATCACATGGGACCGATGCTTGGCGTCGGTTTTTCGCTTTTCGTCGGCGGCATGCTGCTGAGCGTGTCGCAAAGCGGCGATGTGGCGCACTGGCCGATTCTCGGCTCGCTCCGACCGTGGCAGTTCGTGATCGTGGTGCCCGGTCTCGTGGGTATTCCCCTCGCGCTGCTGATGCTCACGTTGCGCGAACCGGCGCGGCCCGCGAAGCAACAGAGCACGGATGCCCCCGGCTACCGCGATGCGCTTCGCTTCGTTCGCAGCGAGTGGCGTCTGTATGTTCCGCTGTGGGTGGCCGCCACGCTCTATGCCATGGCGATCTCGGGCTTCAACGCATGGTTGCCGACCGTCATCGCGCGCGCTTGGCAATTGCCGCTGCCGAGCATCGGCCGCATGCTCGGGCCGCTGATGATGGTATCGGTGCCCGCCGGGCTCGTCATTCTCGGGGCCGTCATGGACCGGCTTTCGCGCCGCGGACGCCGTGCCGCACCGCTCGAAGTGGCGATGGTTTCGACGTTCCTCTCGTGCCTGGCGACCCTCTTTCTGGCCTTCACGGACAACCATGCACTGGCCGTCGTGCTGTACGTCTGCCACACCTTCTTCGCCAGTCCGATTCCATCGTCCGCCGGCGCGACGATGGCGCAGATCACCCCCGGACGCATGATGGGCAAGCTCTCGTCGCTGTTCTTCCTCGTGCAGAACCTGCTGGGGCTGGCGCTCGGCCCCACGGTCGCCGCCACCATCTCGCACCTGTTCTTCTCGGGTCCGATGGCCATGGGCTAC
The Pandoraea pulmonicola DNA segment above includes these coding regions:
- a CDS encoding MFS transporter, with the protein product MTQSAMDARPANAPPPDPAHAMPAAPSSSAASNAAAAQPAARRVGLRDWYMLIVLTAIFVLSFIDRSSLSLVVGPLKQELGVSDFQMSLLLGLSFVVLYSTFSIPAGYLADRFSRRGIIGWAVFVWSSMTVLCGFASNYLQLFLGRTGIGIGEGALQPAAYSMIRDTFPPDRRGRAFGIYHMGPMLGVGFSLFVGGMLLSVSQSGDVAHWPILGSLRPWQFVIVVPGLVGIPLALLMLTLREPARPAKQQSTDAPGYRDALRFVRSEWRLYVPLWVAATLYAMAISGFNAWLPTVIARAWQLPLPSIGRMLGPLMMVSVPAGLVILGAVMDRLSRRGRRAAPLEVAMVSTFLSCLATLFLAFTDNHALAVVLYVCHTFFASPIPSSAGATMAQITPGRMMGKLSSLFFLVQNLLGLALGPTVAATISHLFFSGPMAMGYAIITTFCGCTAIAAVMYGLVAVQVRRRNFE